ACCTGCTGCTGGGTCTGGACCCAAGGCTGAAAATCCTCCCAAGGCCCAGTCCAGAAGCTGTTTgagcagctcctctctgtcctccagcccTGTAGACCACTTCTGGCTGCACTGCAGCGCTGCGTGCTGAAGACACACATCATCACACATGACATCGTTCCTGCTGCTATCAAAGTCTGAATGGGGGCGCTTTGGGTCCGTCTGGTCCCTGTGGGTCCACCTACCTGCACGGACAGAAACACGGCTTCTTTGTAGATGCCGACAGTGGCAAAGAGGTTGGCGTTAAAGTGCTGAGCAAAGGCAGAGAATGGCGCCAGTTTCTTCAGGCTGATCTGGAATTAGAAGGAAAGTCTGGTCTCGTTCCGGTGTCTCTGGGGTCGGGGAATAATAGTGAAGCTGCCAacatcctggagctgctggacactgTCACAAACTCACCAAAGTGGAGGTTTTCTGGCCGTACCACTCCACCCTCACAAATCCCCCCAGTCCACGTATTCCTTGGCCCTCTCTGATGACGGCGGGCCAGTAGGAGGatcctgaactctgaccccagACCAGCTCGCCCGTCTCACCCACAAGAGGCGGCTGACGGAGATATGAAGATACTGAGGTCAAAATGACGGCGCAGCACTCAGGCACAGGAGAGATTCCATGTCTGAAAGTGCTCCTCTCATCCAGACACGTCCTCACCTTTGAAGTTTTTGATCTGATCTTTGAtgactgatttgtttttgcacTATTCTCTCATTAAACTAAACACAACAAAAGCATTGTTTCACCCCAACATGCTATTATTGAACCGCTATAACAGGGTTATTCAGACTTCACCATCTGCACCGCCGAGCTGCGTGGCGGCGTTGACGTCATACTGCTGTCATCGTcctcatcatcgtcgtcgtcatcatcttcGTCGCCCTCATTGCTGCCGTCATCACCGCTCACAATATAAACAATCTCCACTGGGGAGACAGGCTGGTTCCGGTCCAATCCTGGAGGAAACACGTGTGAACAACATGGGTGATGTGACGGCAGCAAACACCAACCCTGTTTGTGATCTACGTCTCCACGGTAACATGGTGAGCAGCAACAATCAGTGTTAACGCTTCACTTTTCTGACCTTGAGCCTTTGTGGGTCCATCAAAGGTGTTCCCTTCAGGCCGTGTGAGCTCCACcatctctgaaaacacacacacacaccgtcatcATTAGCGTTAGAGTCACAATGATCACCGTGTAGCTCCTCAGCTCTAACCTGGCCCCACTCACCTGAGGAATTGTCAGAGAGGTCCGACACTGAATCATCTTTGAGGGGATAGTGAATGGAAGAtctggcctcctcctctgcagataACAGCTTCTCATCTTTACGCATTGACCTGGCCTTTCTTGGAGATCTTCTTAAGCTGATGGAGGGTTTTTTGGTCTCGTGACGCTTCTTCAGTGATGTGTTTGAGGCCGTTCTGCTGTGAGGCCGGCAGCTATTGAAAGCCTAGCGATGGCCAGAAATACAGAACGGTAAACATAGGACCTGCGGGCGGACGTTTGGGGTCTGACATTAACAGCCAGAGGTCACGTACCATAGCAAAGACTTGCTGTCTGCAGAGGGAAGTGGGCAGGaccaggagggtgaggaagaatCGATGCACAGCACCGTAGGGTTCAAGAACAGGCAGAATCTAAGAAGCAGGGACAGTTGGGTCATCTTTGGTGTCAGAGGGAAGCGAGGGGACAATGGAGGGCACAGCGGCTTTACCTCAGCCCAACTCCGACCTTTCCCCCTCAGCTGCTCTTCCTTTATGGCCTGCAGGGCGCTCAGGTAGTCACTGGCCATCTGCCGACTCTCTGCAGAGtccttctcacacacacccaactGAACCCCTGACTTTATCAGCACGTTTACGGGCAGAATAACCTGAGGGAGAACACACGTACAGTCAGACACAACATCCTGTCGCCTGGGGAAATGCTCTGGTCATGTGGGTTCCATGTGATGAACCAGCGTCAAACACAACTCTGCTGCTGGGGGAGAAGACCCCGGCGCTCCAGGGTTAGAGCGGAGATCCCTACCTgggtctcctcccacctccacccccggcagcagctccaggtcacagctggaggaaacaaCAGCACCTCCCTGGCCCATTTTTAATGCAACAACGAACTACATTGCCTGAAATGAAGAAGTACTTGTTCACATGTGGCTCTAACTCGCACTTACGCAAAGATCCTCAGGATGTTTCAGCACTTTAGTTACGGTCATTAGCGCCGCGTTGCCGAGACGTTTGGGAATATTCTGCACTAAAGTCTCCAGAACTGCTTTGTAGAAGGTTGTTGCGGCATTAAAGAAGTCGTTGCGGTCCTGTTCCGTCAGAGCTGTGCTGCCCAGCACGTCTCTGGCCGATGCTCCTATGTCTACgtcacagctgaggagcagattTTCCTTGTCCTGGAGGATGCAAAGGTCCCACCTCCTGACAAAGCACGAGGAGGCGGAGGGGTGGAGAAAGCTGGCAGCATACGACCGCAACAGGATAAAAACCAGCTGGAGCTCCTCTGCGACGTGCACCGCAGCGCCcccctgcagcacctgcagggcTCGGAGCGGCTGAAGGGCCTTCGCCAAGAACAGGAAGTAGAGCCCCAACTTGTCATCCGTCAGGAGTCCTTTGATGTGTTGGCCATCCAGCAGCATCAGGTTGTCTCTCAGGTGTCTCTGGGTGCTGGCCATCTTCTCCACGATGTCAATGACAGCTAAAGCCTGAACACAGACTGGGTGGGAGGGGCAATAAGGCAGGGCAAATACATCTCTGAGGGCGTGGGCCGCTTTAGGCTGGTTGGAGTAGTGAAGGTAGAGTTCTCTAATGGTGTCCAACACGCGGGGAAAGGCTGTGAGCAGTCCGACCTGACAGGCTCTTCCTGCTATGCCAGGCAGGCCGCAGAGTGACACTAGCCTGGGGCTAAaggcctgcagctgcagctcaaacacaCGGCTCACAGTGGGGTGGGCATTACAGTAGAACAGGCGCAGATGACCCAGAGGAAGGCCACACGCCTTCAGCCTGTCGATCAGGAGACGCGCATCGGTGGCGGCGGCACCCGCACTCGGGTCCACGTCTGCCTCTGGGTCCACCCAGTCCGTGCTCAACTGCAGGGTGTCCAGCAGCTTGACAACACTGAGCCCAGAACTCAGGTCCACATAACCAAGCAGCATAACGCTTGTGCGCTGCCCTCCATCCAGATGCACCCCCACATACAGGTAGAGACTGTACGGGCTGTCGGAGCAGGCCCGGACCACGTCCTCGGTAGGGGCTGCAGCACAGGCAGGGGGAGGCCGCCTGTCAGACACATCCAAACCCTCAGTGAAGTACTGGCTAACGAAGGAAGAAAGCAAGCCGCTTCCATGGAATCCATTCTGGGCGGTGATCCCAGCTAACATGAGTTCCACTGAGTGTCCTCCCTCTGCCACCTTTCTCCTGtcctcgtcttcatcagatATAAAGATAACATCCGTCTGGTTGTCCTCACAGTTGTTGGGTCCAGGTTCATTGTCCATGTTGTCTTTCACCTTCATAATGGCCAAACTCTGGTGAGATGTGGGCAGGTGACCTGCCAAAAGAGCCATTGTGGATTTACCTATGGGTGACAGGGCTGAGACGTTTGATGACATCAGAAATGAGGTGAACGCTTCACAACAGTCTTAAGACAACAGGTACCTGTTGGAGCCTCGGTGTTGCTGTCCCTACCCGCGTCGGCATCAAAGAAGTGCTTGAACCACGATAGCAGTCTCATAGACATGCTGGATCCAGTCGTTCCCAGCTTCTGAGCATGAAGGAactgaggagaagaaagactCTCAGGAGATGAAGACATACATTTGTAAGCTGCCGTCTTCACTTTATAGATCACATGCGGTCATTTAGTGTAAATGATGACTGAAATTCCACCCCAGTCCAGTCAAAATGTTACAGCGGCCGATGGAAGAAGGTTTCCAATCAAGTCCAGATGTTGAGAAAAGTCAAATTAAAGTGATTAAAGTTCTCACCTACAAAACTGAAACATTTCTGCAGCAGACGGCAGCGATTGAAGCTGTGGACAGAGACCACGGGTTTTAGTGCTGGACAACACCAAGGAGCCTGGAAAGAGCAGGTCCAACCACCAGGGGATTAAAACACCCTGGGGATTAAAACACCAAAGTGTTGTTTGTTAATGGGACAATCATCATCATACACAATGGCTAAGAGACTAAAATTACAGTAGGGCCCAAAGACATGACAGGATGGTTGATGGTTTGATGTGGAGGTTCCTCACACTCCTGACAGATGTTAGGACAGTTCTTTTACgttttttgttttggttctgaACCCAGAAATTCACAAACGCCGAGCATACACATGTGCAAACGTATGCACATAAACAAGCACTTACATGCTAAAGACCCAAGTTCTGGCGTCAACAGCAACAATGTCCGAATCAAAACTGCAACTTCCACAATAACCACGACTTTTCGCGCGAAAATGTTGCACTCACGTCACATTAACAAAAGCGTTTATTTTGCATTCACAACAATCGCTCGAGCTGctcacaaacaaacagattGCAGCCCAGTTTTTCTTCAATTGTCTACCAGCCACGACATAAAAAAGTGAAAGAATCGCGCCATTATTATGTTACGTTTGTTTACAATTTTATTAAACGTTTCTACCTCCGAGTGTCCGTCAACGCAACAAGTTCCGGCCAATGAGGTCACTGGTTGAGCTCTACGCCAATCATGTGACAGCGGCTGAAGTGTTGACCAATCGTATCGCTGGATTCCGCCAGTGGGCTGGACTTGTGTTTTAAGCGGTAAACTGGAGGGAGGTCAAACTATGGAGGCCCGAAGGTTCCTGAAATCAAACGGGAATTACACAAGCGCGAAGGAAGAGACGCCATCTTGGATCGCACCCAAAGACCACGACAAGTTACGTTGTGGTGCCGTGGAAACAATAATTATAAAGATTATTTTCATTATAATTGAATAGTTTCACCTCGCGGCTCCATTGGAATAACCGACCCATTACATTGTCTTCGCAATATTCACTCCAcgttgaaaaaacaaacattccaCATAAACAACCACAGTacgttttttgttttgtttgttttttaaaaacattttggtAAGGACGACGTTTTCTAGATATAATGGAACTCTGTTTAGGGGACGTATCGAGAGCTGGTCTGTACTGTTAGCGTTGCCTATGGAGACGATTTCCGCTACATTTGTAGGAAACCAATTGAAAAAGCGTCGGTTTAAAGGGCCAGTGTTGGCCAGGTTATCATCACGAGAGTTCACCTACACCGGTACCTCACCTGTAGCACAGACCCACAACAACCACAACTCTGAGCTGAGCCAGCTGAGAAAGCGACATCTACTCACCCTCCGTTCGGCTTCTTACGAGTATTTAAACTACCGGGACCAGTCTGGGCCACATGGGGAGCCCCTCATCCCAACCCCCCAATCAGACCCTCCCGCTCCGCCAGTTCGCCGCTTTCATTGAAATAATTATATAGCAAAGTGACGTGGACGCTAATTAAGGGCAACAAAGTTATTAAAATGGTCGTAAAACGTTCACGGGTTACCAGGGGTCACGCTAAGAATGGCCTAAATTAGCGAGTTAGGCTAAGTGAGCTACATTGAGGAAGACTACGCAGTTACCATTGCTAGCTAGCTACCGTAGCTAGCTTTAGGAGACAAACAATCTCAGCTCATTAAAGAGACGAGGTTTACACCTTATTCTCTTTTGGTCAGGGAGAGATATTACACACAATTCTTCTGAAGTaaatctcatttccacatcagTGAGAAATTAATACCTGCAAAATCATGTTAAGTAACTGAAAGGAAGTTGAATTAATGTTTCGTCACTGGAAATAATCAATGTCATTAATTGGGCTGCAGAGCATATTAAACAGCAGAGGCTGACTGAGTCCCTCTAAATATGTTCCCGAGACTGGAGCCCCACCTTCTGGTGTGTTATTAGTGGTGTGGAGTGCCACAAGGCTCTGTATCTGCACCTGAATGTTTAGCTCTACTGCCATGTGCAGTTTTCTGAACAATCCATTAATCGTGTAGGTGGTGGGAGCCCAGTCTactgggaactgggctgagaagaggagggttgaCGGTTTGAGCCCCtgtacagacaaaacatggaagggtgccagaacaccttcagagcacggccaaggtacccttgagcaaggtatcaaacccacaaatgctcatttagggccctgtgatgaactggggaCTCATCCAAGGGGGGATCTGCCTTCAGCCCTTGTGAACCCTCCCCATGATACAAAACCCACTTGTTATCTGAGCAAATAATGCAAAGATTTAACCTTGAATCTTTTATTAAGTAAAAACTCTACAAAGTGTTTTTTCCACTGTCAGGACAAATTAAGTACAAAAATAGGAATGATTTTCAAATAATCTTTATCGTTTTTGTGATAGAGAAAAAAACCAGGATGTTTTTCATACAGAAGATAAAGCTGACAAAGGTACAAAGActaaaaaaacacataaaggCCCATTAACGTCACTATCGGCCCTACAAATACACACTTTACATCTCAGTAATACACAATACCTAAAAAGCTTGTGGTTATATGCGCTGAAAACTAAAGGCAATCTGTTGTTATTATAGAAAGAGagcagctaaatgctaaaagaACAGACCAACACGGTCAAATTTGCAAATATTAATGAAACATGTAAACAAATACTTTTTGGTTCTTCTGCAAAATCAGACGTTTTAAAAGTAAAGGTTACAAACACGTTCAGAGTGTGTTGAGCACCATGAATTTGGAGCCATTTGCACACAAACAAGGTTCCCTAAAGAATCAGTTTCTGTCAGTACAGTACCCAACCTGTGGTGTAAAAACATCTCTGCTCCATGTTTTGGACACACGGGAGCTGAACACAACAACATACATGTGTAAGATCACGCAAATGGGAACGTCGTCCTCTGAGGTAATGCCGTCACAAATTTGGTGAGTGCAGGTCAAATCAGATATTTTCAACAAGAGTTTTTATAAAATTTTCAGTCTGTTAAACTACCTGGTAAAGATGTGTGGTGACGTCACCAAGGCAACAACCTGGTGAGGTCACCGAGGCAACAACctggtaaagatgtgtgtggtgaTGCCACCAAGGCAACAACCTGGTAAagatgtgtgttgatgtcaccgaggcaacaacctggtaaagatgtgtgtggtgaCGCCACCAAGGCAACAACCTGGTAAAGATGTGTGTTGACGTCACCGAGGCAACAACCCAgtaaagatgtgtgtggtgaCGCCATCAAGGCAACAACCTGGTAAAGATGTGTGTTGACGTCACCGAGGCAACAACctggtaaagatgtgtgtggtgaCATCACCAAGGCAACAACCTGGTAAAGATGTGGTGTGGTGATGTCAATGAGGCAACAACctggtaaagatgtgtgtggtgaCGCCACCAAGGCAACAACCTGGTAAagatgtgtgttgatgtcaccgaggcaacaacctggtaaagatgtgtgtggtgaCGTCACCAAGGCAACAACCTGGTGACGTCACCGAGGCAACAACctggtaaagatgtgtgtggtgaCGCCACCAAGGCAACAACCTGGTAAAGATGTGTGTTGACGTCACCGAGGCAACAACCCAgtaaagatgtgtgtggtgaCGCCATCAAGGCAACAACCTGGTAAAGATGTGTGTTGACGTCACCGAGGCAACAACctggtaaagatgtgtgtggtgaCATCACCAAGGCAACAACCTGGTAAAGATGTGGTGTGGTGATGTCAATGAGGCAACAACctggtaaagatgtgtgtggtgaCGCCACCAAGGCAACAACCTGGTAAagatgtgtgttgatgtcaccgaggcaacaacctggtaaagatgtgtgtggtgaCGTCACCAAGGCAACAACCTGGTGACGTCACCGAGGCAACAACctggtaaagatgtgtgtggtg
This genomic window from Takifugu rubripes chromosome 3, fTakRub1.2, whole genome shotgun sequence contains:
- the LOC101065802 gene encoding uncharacterized protein isoform X1, which gives rise to MSMRLLSWFKHFFDADAGRDSNTEAPTGKSTMALLAGHLPTSHQSLAIMKVKDNMDNEPGPNNCEDNQTDVIFISDEDEDRRKVAEGGHSVELMLAGITAQNGFHGSGLLSSFVSQYFTEGLDVSDRRPPPACAAAPTEDVVRACSDSPYSLYLYVGVHLDGGQRTSVMLLGYVDLSSGLSVVKLLDTLQLSTDWVDPEADVDPSAGAAATDARLLIDRLKACGLPLGHLRLFYCNAHPTVSRVFELQLQAFSPRLVSLCGLPGIAGRACQVGLLTAFPRVLDTIRELYLHYSNQPKAAHALRDVFALPYCPSHPVCVQALAVIDIVEKMASTQRHLRDNLMLLDGQHIKGLLTDDKLGLYFLFLAKALQPLRALQVLQGGAAVHVAEELQLVFILLRSYAASFLHPSASSCFVRRWDLCILQDKENLLLSCDVDIGASARDVLGSTALTEQDRNDFFNAATTFYKAVLETLVQNIPKRLGNAALMTVTKVLKHPEDLCVILPVNVLIKSGVQLGVCEKDSAESRQMASDYLSALQAIKEEQLRGKGRSWAEILPVLEPYGAVHRFFLTLLVLPTSLCRQQVFAMAFNSCRPHSRTASNTSLKKRHETKKPSISLRRSPRKARSMRKDEKLLSAEEEARSSIHYPLKDDSVSDLSDNSSEMVELTRPEGNTFDGPTKAQGLDRNQPVSPVEIVYIVSGDDGSNEGDEDDDDDDDEDDDSSMTSTPPRSSAVQMPPLVGETGELVWGQSSGSSYWPAVIREGQGIRGLGGFVRVEWYGQKTSTLISLKKLAPFSAFAQHFNANLFATVGIYKEAVFLSVQHAALQCSQKWSTGLEDREELLKQLLDWALGGFSALGPDPAAAISKSNKAKERLFVRKGTRGSSGPPGEDASINQLCAFIEKSSLRPAGGKPQPDGGWEKGAPAWKKGRHKRGWKGEKVQKKRSVLADDLDDDTSPDYVPNKRRSDNRILRKATQPSSVYTQPDQRVREETIRRIRDRKLDMEGFCLCCGTDAVEVVHPLIEGGLCQECKDNFTETLFRYDDDGYQSYCTICCYGMEVILCGNDSCCRSYCRDCLNILVGAGTFESLKDLDPWICYLCQPQQPHGALVPRADWSIRVQELFANNSGMAFEPHRVYPSISANLRRPIRVLSLFDGIGTGYVVLKDLGFKVETYVASEVCEDSIAVTAVNHEGKITQVGDVRFITQEHLERWGPFDLLIGGSPCNDLSIVNPIRKGLYEGTGRLFFEYYRILELLKPSEEDPRPFFWLFENVVFMNAHDKVNICRFLECNPVLVDAVNVSPAHRARYFWGNLPGMCRPIVASQKDKLSLQECLEVGREARVTKVRTITTNPNSLKQGKDVSLLPVLTSGREDILWITELERIFGFPKHYTDVRNMNRQQRQKVLGKAWSVPVIRHLFAPLKDYFACEELPAVASSSSSSSSSTSPASPVSQDTQQL
- the LOC101065802 gene encoding uncharacterized protein isoform X2, translated to MSMRLLSWFKHFFDADAGRDSNTEAPTGHLPTSHQSLAIMKVKDNMDNEPGPNNCEDNQTDVIFISDEDEDRRKVAEGGHSVELMLAGITAQNGFHGSGLLSSFVSQYFTEGLDVSDRRPPPACAAAPTEDVVRACSDSPYSLYLYVGVHLDGGQRTSVMLLGYVDLSSGLSVVKLLDTLQLSTDWVDPEADVDPSAGAAATDARLLIDRLKACGLPLGHLRLFYCNAHPTVSRVFELQLQAFSPRLVSLCGLPGIAGRACQVGLLTAFPRVLDTIRELYLHYSNQPKAAHALRDVFALPYCPSHPVCVQALAVIDIVEKMASTQRHLRDNLMLLDGQHIKGLLTDDKLGLYFLFLAKALQPLRALQVLQGGAAVHVAEELQLVFILLRSYAASFLHPSASSCFVRRWDLCILQDKENLLLSCDVDIGASARDVLGSTALTEQDRNDFFNAATTFYKAVLETLVQNIPKRLGNAALMTVTKVLKHPEDLCVILPVNVLIKSGVQLGVCEKDSAESRQMASDYLSALQAIKEEQLRGKGRSWAEILPVLEPYGAVHRFFLTLLVLPTSLCRQQVFAMAFNSCRPHSRTASNTSLKKRHETKKPSISLRRSPRKARSMRKDEKLLSAEEEARSSIHYPLKDDSVSDLSDNSSEMVELTRPEGNTFDGPTKAQGLDRNQPVSPVEIVYIVSGDDGSNEGDEDDDDDDDEDDDSSMTSTPPRSSAVQMPPLVGETGELVWGQSSGSSYWPAVIREGQGIRGLGGFVRVEWYGQKTSTLISLKKLAPFSAFAQHFNANLFATVGIYKEAVFLSVQHAALQCSQKWSTGLEDREELLKQLLDWALGGFSALGPDPAAAISKSNKAKERLFVRKGTRGSSGPPGEDASINQLCAFIEKSSLRPAGGKPQPDGGWEKGAPAWKKGRHKRGWKGEKVQKKRSVLADDLDDDTSPDYVPNKRRSDNRILRKATQPSSVYTQPDQRVREETIRRIRDRKLDMEGFCLCCGTDAVEVVHPLIEGGLCQECKDNFTETLFRYDDDGYQSYCTICCYGMEVILCGNDSCCRSYCRDCLNILVGAGTFESLKDLDPWICYLCQPQQPHGALVPRADWSIRVQELFANNSGMAFEPHRVYPSISANLRRPIRVLSLFDGIGTGYVVLKDLGFKVETYVASEVCEDSIAVTAVNHEGKITQVGDVRFITQEHLERWGPFDLLIGGSPCNDLSIVNPIRKGLYEGTGRLFFEYYRILELLKPSEEDPRPFFWLFENVVFMNAHDKVNICRFLECNPVLVDAVNVSPAHRARYFWGNLPGMCRPIVASQKDKLSLQECLEVGREARVTKVRTITTNPNSLKQGKDVSLLPVLTSGREDILWITELERIFGFPKHYTDVRNMNRQQRQKVLGKAWSVPVIRHLFAPLKDYFACEELPAVASSSSSSSSSTSPASPVSQDTQQL